attgaattggggctggcttacagttcagagctttggtccattgtcatcatggcaggcagcatgcaggcagacaggcagacagggtgctggagaaggagctgagagttctacctacACCTttgcagccaggaagagactctcTTCTGCAcagggcagagcctgagcatCAGGGGAGACCTCCAggaccacccccacagtgacacacttcctccaccaagctCATACCTATAtcccacacctcctaatcatgCCACTTCCcacaggccaagcatattcaagttACTGCACATATTGATGTATGTATGGTtgtggtacatgtatgtgtgtaaggtATGTGTGCTtctgcatgtagaggccagaaagggGCTTCAAGTTTTCTTCTCTATCGCTTCCCATCtattctttgaggcagagtctctccctgGATGTAGGGATATCAGTTTCTTTCCTAGGCTGGAAGCCAACAATCTTCTAGTCTCTACccttcttggagctggagttaactaTATGAGGAGAAAGGCCTGGTCTTCACATAGGTACTAAATTTGGAATTCTAGTATCTCAATACTGCACATCAATCGCTTCTAACAGCTGAACCAATCCCCACCTCcagcccccatcccatcccttttTCAATGTGCTAATTTATTTGACATTCCCCTTTGATAAATTATGTGTTCGAATCTCTGGTCCATTTCCTTATTATTGAGTTTCAATTTAcagccacatttttaaaaaaagatttattttaattggaTCGCATTACCCTCTTTAATCACTATGTGATAtgattgctggggattgaactcaggacctctggaagagcaaccagtgctcttaacctctgagccatctctccagccctacagccACTTTTAACAACACAGATTAGAAGTGAGGCCCTAGAACTCTCACATGTTTTCCTTGGGTACCATGAGTGAAGGCTGCATACAGGAGTCTCATCCTCCTAACCCTGCCCCAGACACGACCAATCAATGTTCTTTCACTTTAATGCCAGTTGGCTGTTCTCTAAACCAACCAGTAAGTCCCAGGacccttttaaatttttatttatttaatgttgggGTGCTTGGGGACCTAGTTttaaactactgagccatctttgtagccctgcttttattttttattttaatatgttttctaTCTACAAGGTTATGAGTGTATCATGTCATGCAGTACCCAAAGACGCCAGAAGGGTTGCCATCACTTcccctctcacccccaccccaaccagcAACCTGGGAaatgttacagatggtggtgagccgccctctgggtgctgggaacctttGAAAGAGCAACTAGTGGTCTTAacagctgagacatctctctggccATGCCAGACCTCATCTTATTCGGGGCTAACCTGGTGTAGCCTGACCCCTACCCTAAATTGCTGAGGTTTCTTCACATCCTGGGTTTCTTGTACCACTTCTGTATGTACAAAGGAATGTCTCCCTGAAGAAAACACACTGCCTTGCTATCAGTAGAGAAAGCCTTCATCAGGCGAAGATGACagaagcagaagctggaaagacagcTCTTGTAATCACATGCTTGTTGCCTGAGGACCACAGTTGCATCTGAGTTGGATCCCATATAGTGGCAATGCTagttctgggaaggcagagacagaacatCTGGGGCTCATTGACCAAGTAAGTTTAGTGGAAATCCCATGTGTTCCAAGTTCAATGATATATATTCTCAAGAAATAATATGGACAGTCACCcatagtgagaattctggaattttggtttccttAGAAAACGCAGAAATAGTTCtaaggatttgtttttattttaatcccaaGTGGTGGGATATGGGGGATGCTTCAGATTAtcctcagcagctgactgagatttGTCTCGTGCTCTGGCGGAGTATGATTTTgctagctgcagatagtttagGCACTTGTGTggcgtttggaattctgggaacttttcagagggtgtatAAATGCTAGGATCCCAAGAAGCAGGGTGGGCTGTTGATTGGTTGGTGTTGGCTGCAGTTGGTTAAATAGATATGAGCAAAGAAAAAATTAGTTATCTTGACAGCAAAGCTCAAACTTGCCCCAATCAGCAAGAAGGACTAATAATAATGTTGCCCCTTTCCAACCCCTGACTTTATTctgggatctctttcctttcctttctcctttcctctctatccatttttctctcttatctagtgttagaGGGTTGAAAGTGTGGAAGGAAAGGtatggagaagggtggaagaaagaagaacccactaAGTAGCCAAAAACAGCTACAGTCACCTCTGGTCTCTATCAGCACCCAGACAcaagaaaatgcacacacacacacacacacacacacacacacacacacacacacacacactgttagaaAGGACAGATGTACAAAGTCCCCGTGGCAAGAGGAAGCATCAATTTTCCTGAGGGTGCAGTGGGAGGGATCATGACTAGTGATCTTAGCGCATCCGGGTGACAAGGAAGAAAGCATTAGTCTCTTAAAGAGCCTCACGATAGTTAATGGGGCAGGAGTGCAGACTTAGTGGTATTAAGAGAGCATCCATGATGGGCTAGCCGTGGGGGAGAACAAGGATAATTCCAGATCTCTGGTTAGTCCAGCACAGAACGAACCCAAGCCTTGGGCAGCTAACGAAAGAGGCCAGGAAGGAGGATGGGCTGGCTGAGGCCTGACAGGAGCGTGGCCTGTAAAATAGAGGAAGATGGGCAAGCCAAGAACTAGCGGGAGGGTGGCCTGGGAAGTAGTAGGAAAACTCTGAGAGGAGCCAAGAAGGGGAAAGCACTCTGAAAGAACTGATCTCGCCTGGTTAGAGCCAAGCCTGGAGAGGACTTAgcggagatgggggtggggtatgggggCAGTGTCCCTGTCCTGGAGTTGTCTAGGCAGTAAGTTACTTCGAGCTTAAAGAGCAGAACCGCTGAGCAAGGACAGGTGGTCGCTTTAGGGGGCGCTCAGGGCAGATAAGTGGGTCTGTGTCAGtcaggacggggggggggggggggggggtaaggagtCAAACGACAAAAGAAGACTCCAGGCCAGCCACACAGAGCAAACAGAGAGCTGGAGTGCGAGGGGACTGGGAGGATCTGGGTACAGAATCTGTGTCACCCCGGGACGTAGCAGAAATAGTGAGTGCGGGAGGTGGGGAGGTAGGTGCTAGAAGGCTGCATGGGAAGGGGTGCGAGAATGGGGCAGAAGATAGGTGGGGCAGGtaaaggaggtgggggggggcagtAGAGGGGGTGAAGAATGAGAAGTGACCGGAGGATAGAGGGCCAAGGATAGTCGGAGGGGCAGTGTAGTGCAAAGATTCATGGGTGGGGAAGTGAGAAGAGCAGGGTCGGAGGGACTGTGGGGTGCGCCGGGGTTGGTGGGCGGGACAGGATCGAGGGGGAACTGAGAATGAAAGGACAAGGTGCAGGGAAGGATCCTAAGGCTAgtgaagaggcagaggaagtAAGTGGAaatagagaagacagagagagacagactggaCTACATCTGAGGGGCAATGAGGAGTGGTTGGAAGGATGGAGCAGGATATGGGCAGGACGTAGGCagagggggagtgggggaggaggagatgggaggaTCCACAGGACGGATGGGTAAGGCAGCGTCCACGGAACACGGGGGCTGCGTAGAGAATGGTCGGAGGGAGGATGGGCGGGGCAGGGTTCGAGGGGCAGttgtgggtggggatgggggaggtggGCGGGACAGCGGAGGATGAGTCCCCGGCCTAGTCTAACTCCACTTTTTCTTCTTCCGCACAGCGGGTTTCCGCTTCCCTCCAGGGCGGTGGGTGAGGCAGTGAGGCCCAGGCTCGACCAGATAGCGCCGCTATGTGGCCCCCGGACGCAGAGCCAGAGCCCGATCCAGAGTCCGCGCATGGCCCCCGAAGTGGCAGGACAGTGCCGGGACTCCGAGCCCTGTTGCCCGCGCGCGCCTTCCTCTGCTCTCTCAAAGGCCGCCTCCTGCTGGCCGAGTCGGTGAGTGCGTGTGCTCCCCGGGTGCGTGAAGCCCGGTACCCGCGCCCCAGCCTGGGGCCTTGCACCTCCAGCCCAGGAGAATTTGGACCACCGCCCCCAAGCTTGCTACGACTTCTCTGTAGCGGAGCTCGAGTCAGAATCAGGCCCGAGCCGTGTTCTTCCCGGATTCTCCAGTCTGCGAGGCCCTCGAAAGGGACCAGAAGTCAAGGGTTTGGGGTCCTGGTCCCCGCTGGAGCCGCAGCTCGGCTGCTGTGTGACCTCGAGCGCCTCCGCCCTCTCTGAGTCCCCGGGACTGCTGCGCTCGCTAAGCTTCTTCTGGCCTCGCCCGCCCTGCACACCCTCCCACCTCCTAGGCTGAGACCTAGCCGCCTGTGTGGTGAAGATCCTACGGAGTGGGATGTGCCCCCGGGGAGTGGGTGAGGCAGGGGCCACGTAGTGAAGACACAGGCGGACCACTGTTTCAGGGTGGCGAGCCTGCGGGGTGACTTCatgccctccttcccccctcccgcGCTgtactccttcctcctccctgcttGTCCCCACCCGGATAGGAAGGTCTCCTTTGTCCTCCCAACACTCATCATCACGTGTGGGGCGGGAACTGGCATGGAGCCtatggagatggggagaggggtgggaggagggacgGTGGAAGGAGGAAACAGACCATAGTGACAGCCACTTGTTGCTCAGATACCTAGCAACTTAATATCCGACCTGCTCCCACTTCGAGTTGGGGATAGGAGAGACAGTGTCTTTAACTGCTAGGAAACTTGGCAGGTGACTCATCCAGTGACCTTGAGGATATCCTTGAGGGCAAAAGGGGGGTTCTGCCCCAGGACCTCTCCGTTGTACCCCAGGACCTACTAAGGAGCATCAACCCTGAGGTCTCCGGTAGAACCTAATACTTTGTTCCTAAATGAGGTGCCAAGCGGACCTAGAGCCCATTTTCTGGCCGTTTCAGATCTCTGGAAGCCTCTGGGAGGCGTGGGGCGGGTCTTTGAATCTACTGGCCACTGGCTTCAGTCCTACCTGCCCAGTACCCCTTCATGGAAAAGGAGTGAGTGCCAACCAGAAGTCACAAGATGTCCTTGCCCTAGCTGGGTGCCAGAAAGACAGGCCTAAGAAAATATGAAGGGTAGTAAGCTCATAGGGTATAGGGGAGCCTCCCCCAGTCATTCCTCCCCCTTGGTCTCATGCAAGTAGGGAGTCTGACCTGGATAGAAAgctggaggaagaagcagccacCAAGAACTGGGGAGTGAGAAaacaggagtgggggagggaggaggttggGGCAGGGGAGTGCCACCAGAaccagactttttctttttttttttttttcaaatttatttattatatgtaagtacactgtagctgtcttcagccaggCCAGAagaggcgtcagatctcattatagatggttgtgagccaccatgtggttgctgggatttgaactcaggacctggggaagagcagtcagtgctcttgcctgctgagccatctcgccagcccagaaCCAGACTTTTTTGAggggaatgggtacagaaaagaGGAGAGCCATACGAGCAGCCTTTGGCAAGGAAATACAGTAGGAGCTGATAGCAACCTCAAAACGCCTTTCTCTAAGCCTTAGTTTCCTGTTTGCCCAAAGGAAGCTCCTCTTCCCCCATGACTTGTTCAGTAAAAGAGATGGGAGTGGAGTTCCTGTGATCAGTTCATTTGTCTGAAGCAGCCATGGTATTTCCTGCAGGACACCTGGGTTTCCCTTACAGCCTCTTAAACTACTAAGCTAGTGATAGGCTCAAAGCCGTCCGTAGTGATAGATGAAGGGAGATGGAGGCCTCTTATGACCTAAGTACAGATTCTGACGCCCTCTTACTAGGCTGGGTGACACTAAGCCTGCTTCTTCAAAAGAGAGGCTGTGAGGAGCACGCAAATGTTCAGAAGTGGAGAAGTCCAGAAATCTTAGCAAGGACTGGGCTTGAAAAAGCCACTGACCTATCTTCTTCATCTTGTTTCCCCGCCATGCACAAAGTCTGCAGTACTAACCAGGAGCCTTAGCGTCCGACCTGCATACCTTCAGTTTTGTGGCCCTGGTTTCCGGTCAATATGGTATGGCTAGCCCCACCTTTCAAATGAACTAGTGCTCTCTCCGAGACAGTTAGGATTTTGTCGAGATCGGGTCTCACGTATCTCAGGCTGCCTAAAACCTTAGATATaaagctgaggatggctttgaacctcTGATCTGCTAAaattacaagcttgtaccaccatgcctggtttagaCGGTGCTTGGGAtcgaacccagagctttgtgtgcactaggcaagtactctaccagctgagctgtaCCCCTAGCCTCATGCatagctgttgctgttgttttaatgaAGATTCGCAGATGCAGGAGTGGCAAAAGATATCTGTCAACACCcctgcatcccccccccccaacggtACAGTGGCTAACACGGCTCTATCACCCGTTTCTGTCCACCTGCCTTGTGCTTTCAACCATTCAAACTCAACTGCAGACATCAGTACCATTTCAATTTTAACTGATTCGGCCTGCACATCATCAttaacaaagtttttttttttcctagttaggTGTTGGGTGTGACTTTTTGAAAGCAGTAGATTTTGATTCTGGCTTGCCCCTTGTGGACACAGCTAAGTTGGCTCTGTTCTGTCCTAGAGCCAAGAGAGGTCAGCAGCCCCACAAGGTGGCCTGCTAGGGAGGCTGGGGCTTCAAGATGAGGTCCTAGCAAGGATTCAGCAAGGGCTAGGACTCAGGGTTATGTCCTGGCCTGGGGGTAGAATAAGGGTTTGAGTCCCCTTGCTCTTCCGCAGGGTCTTTCATTCATCACCTTCATCTGCTACGTGGTGTCCTCCGCATCTGCCTTCCTCACAGTGCCTCTGCTGGAGTTTCTGTTGGCCGTTTACTTCCTCTTTGCTGATGCCATGCAGCTGAATGACAAATGGCAGGGTTTGTGCTGGCCCATGATGGTAAGGATCGGGGGACCCAAGAGGAAAGGGTTGGCTGTCCCCTGAAGAATCTGGGGTTCCACAtttcagccctggctgtctccaGCCATGGTGAGCAGTCTGAAAGCTTCGGATAACTCAGGACGCTCACACATCTCTACCCCTGCCCGCCCAGCAGCACTGCGACCATGGACGGACCTGATGGGTGGTAGGAGCCTCCTGAGCTGGTCTGTGAAGCTAGGCACACGGATGGCTCCTGGCCACCAGGTGGAGCTGTTGCTCTGACCTTGGAGGAGGGATGTGCCTCAGCCACAGGCCATTTCCAGCAGGGTAGGGTAACCAAGGACTTGGGACTTCCTAGAGTCTAGTAATCAGGCACCTGGCTTTGTGTGACCACCCGAAGACCTTGCAGTCTTGAGAGAGTTTCTTTAATGCATCACTGAAAAAAGGCAGCAAAGACTTGGGCTTGGCCCCTGCTGTCTAGACTTTACTCTCCAGTGTCCATGTAACCACCTGGTGATAGCTACCAGCACTGCAGCCTCCCCTGAGGGAGTAAGCAGAGACTGTGACCATAAACGGATCTCACTGTGGCAAAGCCAAGAGTCCTGGAGAGCCAGATATTCTCCACTTCCCATTTCTGCGGAGCAAGCTGTAGCCGAGCCTATACACATTTGCTATTTGCAGAGAAAATACAGCTGGACCAGGGATGGGGCAGTGTAAGTTGCTGGAGACCTTCAGGACACAGAAAATAGATTCAGGACTAGGACATGCAAGTACAGCCAGGACAGGgacttcctgggtgctggggatgggtGTGTTGGGTCCCCAAGCTCTACCCCACTGTGGGAGGTCAAAACAGTGTGGAcatccccctctctcctcagGACTTCCTGCGCTGTGTCACCGCTGCCCTCATCTACTTCGTCATCTCCATCACTGCTGTCGCCAAATACTCAGATGGGGCTTACAAAGCAGCTGGAGTGAGTGGCTGCCCTACCCCTCTCTGATGATACCCAATAGCACCCCTCCCAATGCTCTAGACCATCACCCTTGGCACCCACTTCCACAGTGGAACCTCGGCACATCCTGCCCCTGCCTAGGCCCTGGGTCCCTGTGTGGGTCTCTGCCATTCCAGTCTGCTAATTAGAGATTTGCTCTGCCCTCAGTTGGGAGGCTAGTGTCTACCAGGCCCACAGCCCATTTCCCTTATTTGCTGTAACTCAAGGGCTGTGTCTGCCCATTTGTCCTGGTCAGTATATTTCTCAGTGCTGCTTGCTTTTGCCCAGGCTCCTGGTCTCTGAACCCAGAAAGAGGTCCTTGCAATGTTTCTAGCCATCCTGTCTGTGTCCCCTGCCATATGCCATGCGTGTATCCCACaggtttttggcttttttgccACAATTGTGTTCGCAATTGACTTCTACCTGATCTTTAATGAAGTGGCCAAATTCCTCAAGCAAGGAGACTCTGGGAATGAGACCACAGCCCATAGGACAGAAGGTGAGTGGCCAATCTGTGTGGTGTCTGATTAAAGAACTGACCATTTTCAGGATAGCTGTAGGGTTCTGCCCTTCCTTGGGGACACCTAAGGGCCTCAGCTTAGCAAGAGGGGGAAATGAGTGAATACCTGTACCTCTGGAGGCTCCCTAATATGCCCCCAAGGCAGCGAGTTAGGACATCAATTCATCTGGGACCAACCTACTAGACCCAGCTTCCTTCCTGCTTGGAAGCTCACGGCACCCAGGCAAACACTGGCACTGTCTGGCCTGGCTGAGTTTGTTTTTGAAAAGGGACTTCAGTCTGTATAGCTTAaagtggcctagaactcactttgtacccCAGGCTAATCTCAAAACTCGTGGCAACCCTTACCTGGCTTGGTTGGATCTTTTTTCCAAAGAAAGCGCACCTGAGCAAGTGCTTTCCTGGAGCCGGTCAGCAGTGCTGTGGCTAGACAAGAGTTCTCAGGGCAGGTCTTGGCCCTAGGATCTTCTCCATTAAGTACTAAATGACTGAAGTAGGACCTAGTTGGTTAGATTTAGGGGCCACCAGCTTCCCACCGGGAGTCCCAGACACTGTCTCAGTGCTAAAAAATGAATACCATCCCAGACTCATTTCTGGTCTGTTAGTTAAATGCTCCTGGATGCTGTCTGCCTTCAAGCCTTTGTAGCAAATGTTGGTCAGCCAGCTCAGAGACCAGAGCAtaaatgtccatgaacatacatttTGAATATTGTATGGTTTTAATGTAAAATAGTTGTTTTGCAATAGAAGGATCCTTGGCCTATATGTTAAATATGAATATAGCAAGCCTATCCTACTTGTACCTCCCTGGCTAATGGATAAGGGGGGAAGAACCAGGGCTCGGCAAGGGACAGGACAAGTATCAGAAAACAGCCATAGCACTGGGGACAGGCATTAGAGTGCAGTGCTTTGCCTCGTGAGGCAGACAATGCCAGAATCATCCTTATACATAGCCAAACCCATAAAATAGCTTCGCTTGCCCTATGGTTCTGTGTATTTCAGTTCAGGGATAAGAATTACTGTCTTTGCCTTGTCCTCCTGAATAAGAGTGGAGAAAGGGGTGTCAGTGTACAACTCTGCCATCCTCAGGGGAGAGGGGATGcctgggaatgcctgggccaccTGGGAAGGAAGCATCTGTGCTGTGAGCTAAGTAGAAGGGCCTGATCTACCCTATGTGTGCCCCAAGGCCCAGCCTGCCACTAGGATGGGAGAGGCCGGACCCAGGTCTCctgttggctggctggctgctggTACCACCACCACTACTCCACAGCCCAAGGACTGATAACCGCACCCTCTGCTTTCCTTTCAGAAGAGAACTCCAACTCGGACTCAGACTCTGACTAAAGGCCTGTCTGAGCTTAACAACTAGAGCCACTCGGCCCTCTCACCCACGCTGTCCTGACGGGGCTCCTGGAGCATGGCAGGAATGCCCATGGGAGAACAGACCGAGGAGCCCGTCTCTCAAGATTACACTCCCGAGGCCTCACATTCAAAATTGGCTGTGCTGGCTTGGCACTGCTGAGCTAGCGTGGTAGGGCACGTTGACaagccttccttctcccctttctgTCCTTGAGCCCCTTTAACCTCACTGCCCCCACCGAAGCACACATCAAACGGAGCCAATCACTACAGCCAATCATGTggcagcatgggggtggggtgggactttCTGTTACTAACAGGGACAGATAAAACCACAGCAGGCTGGACCACCAGCCCCAAACCTGCACTGCATTGAGATGACTTTCAGGAACCTTTTATTCAAGAAGTTTCCCTCCTCACTGTGAAATAGGGAGAAACCTAGCTAGCCAAGTCTTCCATTAGAGGTCTGAGGCCTTTTCAGAAACGGACCCAAAGATTTGTTTACTAGGGCCCAGAGACAGGGAGCCAACCAGTATAGTGGCAGTGACCAAGTCACAAGTGGCTGGGCAGGCCCAGCCAAGCACTCTCTTCCTGGGGACCCTAAAAGACAAAGTGCTTCCTCTGGACACCTGGGCAGGACCACTGGTGACATGGACTTCTCTGTAGTCCCTTGGGGGCGGttactgtgtgtgtctttgatggtgttttctaacttttttatatttttttaatacaaaaacaATGTAACAAATGGTCTTTTCTGTAACCTAAGAGGCCCCATGAATAAGGGCCCATGTCTTGGGCATTTGTAACCTTTTTATCTTGCATGTGAATTccctccctttaaaaaaaaaagtcacaatggATTAAAACAAACTGACTACATGCTTGGAGTGCGCCTGACTAAGAACTCACCACTGCCTGCAGACACACTGTGTGCCCGTTTCCATACAAGCAAGCACAGGAGTGCTGACAGCTCTGAACTCAGTTGTGAGAAAGCACTTACTGTGCTGGGTATCAGGGTGGCGGGTGACACTGCTGGTGCCTTTACTCAACCCCACGGTCGAGGCACTAAAGGGTAAGCATACATTCTCATTAAGATGGCGTTCTGCAACAGCCACAACGTGGGGCTCCAGGGTTTAGAAACTAGTTGAGCAAGGGACCTCAGAGCAGTGGCTACGAGGACATTCTGGTCATTGTCACTGAACACGCACTGAAAACAGGCGGGCAGTCGGAtgcgcagaggcagaggggctgtGCAGTGCCACACAGCCTAGCAGGCTGGTCCTTCCTTCTCCAGCCGCTTACAGCCTGCTGACTGTGCTCCAGCTCGACCCACAGGGCAAGCCTGCTGCAAAAGTGGGACCCAAAGCctctgggagagaaagaaaagactaaagcgcttttgtttgtttgtttttttaatatgtcCATTTATTAAACAAGAACTCCTTCTTGACAATACAGTATTCATTAGTGATTAGTATTGAGAAAAGTATTTCCCTCTACATACA
The Mus musculus strain C57BL/6J chromosome 8, GRCm38.p6 C57BL/6J genome window above contains:
- the Cmtm3 gene encoding CKLF-like MARVEL transmembrane domain-containing protein 3 isoform X1 translates to MWPPDAEPEPDPESAHGPRSGRTVPGLRALLPARAFLCSLKGRLLLAESGLSFITFICYVVSSASAFLTVPLLEFLLAVYFLFADAMQLNDKWQGLCWPMMDFLRCVTAALIYFVISITAVAKYSDGAYKAAGVFGFFATIVFAIDFYLIFNEVAKFLKQGDSGNETTAHRTEEENSNSDSDSD
- the Cmtm3 gene encoding CKLF-like MARVEL transmembrane domain-containing protein 3 isoform X2 codes for the protein MGLSFITFICYVVSSASAFLTVPLLEFLLAVYFLFADAMQLNDKWQGLCWPMMDFLRCVTAALIYFVISITAVAKYSDGAYKAAGVFGFFATIVFAIDFYLIFNEVAKFLKQGDSGNETTAHRTEEENSNSDSDSD